One region of Armigeres subalbatus isolate Guangzhou_Male chromosome 3, GZ_Asu_2, whole genome shotgun sequence genomic DNA includes:
- the LOC134226429 gene encoding trifunctional enzyme subunit beta, mitochondrial produces MAYQLTKIGTALSGNLSKTALRSISTTAAVYEPRKLPDKTGKNVVLVDGVRTPFLLSGTDYSKLMPHELARHSLLSLLRKTKLDKELVDYIVYGTVIQEVKTSNIAREAALSAGFSNKTPAHTVTMACISSNQAITTGMGLIATGTYDAIVAGGVEFMSDVPIRHSRKMRSLMLKANKAKTPVQRLQLLASIRPDFFVPELPAVAEFSSGETMGHSADRLAASFNASRQEQDDYALRSHTLAKEAQDKGYFTDLVPYKVSGVDKTVAKDNGIRVSSKEALAKLRPAFVKPYGTVTAANASFLTDGASACLIMTEEKAKALGLRPKAYLRDFLYVSQDPIDQLLLGPAYGIPKLLKKAGLTLKDIDSWEIHEAFAGQIIANLKALDSDYFCKNYLGLSEKFGSPDLSKWNNWGGSLSIGHPFAATGVRLCMHTANRLVRENGQLGLVAACAAGGQGVAMLLERHPDANAE; encoded by the exons ATGGCGTACCAGCTGACCAAGATCGGAACAGCCCTATCGGGGAACCTGTCCAAAACTG CTCTGCGAAGCATCAGCACTACCGCTGCCGTGTACGAACCCAGAAAGCTCCCCGATAAGACCGGCAAAAATGTTGTATTGGTGGATGGTGTCCGAACGCCGTTCCTTTTGTCTGGCACCGATTACTCGAAACTGATGCCACACGAGTTGGCTCGTCATTCGCTGCT GAGCCTGTTGCGCAAAACAAAGCTGGATAAAGAACTGGTTGACTACATCGTCTATGGAACCGTCATTCAGGAAGTCAAAACATCTAATATTGCACGCGAGGCGGCCCTGTCCGCTGGATTCAGCAACAAAACACCCGCACACACTGTGACCATGGCTTGCATCAGTTctaaccaggccatcaccaccggAATGGGACTGATCGCCACCGGAACGTACGACGCGATCGTTGCCGGGGGCGTCGAATTCATGTCCGATGTGCCAATCCGCCACAGCCGAAAGATGCGTTCTCTGATGCTGAAGGCCAACAAGGCCAAAACACCCGTCCAGCGACTACAGCTCCTCGCTTCCATTCGACCGGACTTTTTCGTTCCGGAACTGCCAGCTGTGGCAGAATTCTCGTCCGGCGAAACCATGGGCCACTCGGCTGATCGGTTGGCCGCATCATTCAACGCTTCTCGTCAGGAGCAAGATGACTACGCTCTCCGCTCTCATACTTTGGCCAAGGAAGCCCAAGATAAGGGCTACTTTACAGATCTGGTCCCATACAAGGTGTCTGGTGTGGACAAAACCGTTGCAAAGGACAACGGCATTCGTGTCTCGAGCAAGGAAGCTCTGGCCAAGTTGCGGCCAGCTTTCGTTAAGCCATACGGCACTGTTACTGCGGCGAATGCTTCCTTCCTAACCGATGGTGCTTCCGCGTGTCTAATCATGACCGAGGAAAAGGCAAAGGCCCTTGGATTGCGTCCAAAGGCTTATCTGCGCGATTTCCTGTACGTTTCGCAAGATCCGATCGACCAGCTGCTGCTGGGACCTGCATACGGCATCCCGAAGCTGCTGAAGAAAGCCGGCCTTACTCTCAAGgatatcgactcatgggaaATTCACGAAGCTTTCGCC GGACAAATCATCGCCAACCTGAAAGCCCTCGACTCGGACTATTTCTGCAAGAATTATCTCGGCCTTAGTGAGAAGTTCGGTTCGCCAGATCTGAGCAAGTGGAACAACTGGGGCGGATCACTTTCGATTGGGCACCCGTTCGCGGCCACCGGTGTGCGGCTTTGCATGCACACGGCTAACCGATTGGTGCGCGAAAATGGACAGCTGGGCCTGGTAGCTGCGTGCGCGGCTGGTGGCCAGGGCGTGGCCATGTTGCTCGAACGGCACCCGGATGCCAACGCCGAGTAA